GGAGATAATCCACTCGGATCACGTAGTGATCGATGGGCGGGGATGCGTCCGCCGGAACCCCCACCGCCCCGGCGGCCTTGCTGCGCCCCTGGGCCGAATCCGTTGCCGGATTGGGGTTCTGAACCGAACAGGAACCCACCAGAAGCAGTCCCGCCGACACCCAAAGCCCCAGCCGCATGATGGCTCTCAACCCCCCAAACATGATCCATTCATCTCCTTGCGCATGGGTCCGCAGCTTCCGCTCAATAACCCGAAGTCATGAAATCCGAATCGCTCCCAGGCCGCCCGCCACCTGTCATTCGGCCCGAGATGTCCACGACCTTAGGATTGATGAAAATGAGGAGTTCGTTCTTTTCCAGTCGGCTCGTATTGGACTTGAACAGCCTTCCCAGCAACGGCACCTTGTGGATTCCGGGGGTTCGGCTTTCCGTCTCGCTGTCCGATTCTTCGATGATGCCCCCGATCACCACCGTGTGTCCGTCTTCCACCAGCAGTTCCGTGTCGATCTTCCGCGTATCGATGGCCGGAGGCTGCCCCGGAATCACCTGCACGAAATTGGGCTGTTCTTTCTTGGCCTGGAGTTCAAGCCGGACGCGCCCGTCGGGGGTGACGTGCGGTGTCACTTGCAGCTCGAGGGTGGCGTCCTTGAATTCCGTGGAAATTCCGTCTTCGCTTTGCTCCTGGTAGGGGATCTGCGTTCCCTGCGAGATGGTCGCCTTCACGTGGTCCATGGTGAGCACCCGCGGTGCCGAAATGACCTTGCCTTTGCCCGCCTGTTCGGTGGCGGCCAGCCTGAGGTCCAGGTTCCAGATCGTGGCCCCGAGCCGTTTCAACTTAAAATCGATCATGGAAGACCCTTCGGTCGGCGGATGGTTGATCGCAAACCCCCCGCTCCAGGGATGCTGCCCTCCGTCATGGGAAATGTCGAGGCCCCAGTCGATGCCCAATTCCTTGCTCGCCGTGGTGGAAAGCTGAACGATTCTCGCTTCGATCAAGACCTGCAGCGTGGGGCGGTCGAGCCGCTCAAGTAGAGAGCGGGCCTCGGCGATCCTTCCCGGATAATCGGTGTAGATGAGCAGGCTGGTTCGCTGATCCACGGCGATCTTTCCATCCTCGCTTTTCGTCTCGCTGATCTTCGCCGCGATCTCGGAGGGCTCCGCATAGTTGACCTGCAGGTATTCGGTGGTGATTTCGCCCAGATCCCTTTTGGCCCGAAGCAGTTCCTGTCGGGTCTTGATCCGTTCTTCCCGTTCTTTCCACTGCTGCTTCAATTTCTCTTGGCTTGCGACTCGAATGACCCCGCCGATCTCTTCCTTCCCCAGTCCGTTGATCATGAGCACCATGTCGAGCACCTGGTCCCAAGGCACGGCTTCCACCTTGAGGGTCACTCGGCCCACCACGTCCGGTTCCACCACGATGTTCATCCCGCTGATATCCGCGAGCAGCCGGAGGACGTTTTCTATGTCCGCGTCCTGCAGGTCCAGGCTGATGGGTTTACCCCGATAGGCTTCCTTGTAACCCAAGATATCCGCATCGCTGACCGCCATGGACGACGTAGTTCCGTAACGTTCATACGTCGCCGGCGCATTCGAAACCGCCGCGCGCCCGCCGGAACCCGACGCCCCCGGCGATCCGTCCACCCGCCCTTCGGCTCCTTTCCGGGGCGCAGGCGCTGCTTCCGGCGGCGACTCATGGTACCCGCGTCGGCCTGGATAGACGGAAATCACCAGGACATGGCCCTCACTGTGTGCTTCCAGTTGCTGGAGCGTTTCGTTCGCGGTGGCGCTCAACACCGCACGGTCTCCCTCGAGTCCTTCCAGGAAAAGACCCGCCAGCCGCTTCGAAGGCGTGGGGATGGAAGCCTTGACCGCATCGGCTCTCACCCCTTCCAGCGTCAAGACAAAGGACCGGGCACCGTCCCGTTCCACCTGATACTTGGAAAACGCCCCGTCGCCCAGCACCCGGATCTCGGTCCGATCGTCAAAATCGGAGGCCTGAACCCCAAGGATCTTCACCGCCCGTCCCGGTTCGTTCACCGCCGCCGCAGAAACCTCAGAGGACTGGGTACTCCCGACGGCGAGTGCACTTCCCGCTCCCACATCCCTCGGTGTTCCGGCACATCCACAGAGCTGGAGCAGCGCACAGCCGACCAATACCCCCCACAGGACCACACGTTCCGGGCGAAGGCCTTTTCCATGCATCGACAAACCTGCCTTTCGGCTGACTTAGAAATGATGCTGAACGATGACCGGCAAATGTCAGGTTCCTTCGGATTATCTCTTCTTGTTGGGGGCCGCAGGTTTCGGCCGCTCTTGTTCTTCCAGAAATCGAAAGGTCTTCAGCACGCAGTTGACCTGCAGCGAGGAATCGTCCCGGCGGTTGAGCGTCAGCGTATCGACCTGAATGATGCGATCGAGCCGGCTGATCTTGTCGAGGAAGGTCGCCAGCTGGTGAAATCCGCCGGCAAGGTCCAGGCGGATGGGGATCGTTGCGTGGAACTGGTGGGTCTGTTCCGCCTGAGGCTGGAACAGGATATTCTCCAGTCCATCCTGAGCTCCGATCCGGGAAACCGTCTCCAGCAGTTCGGGAATCTCTTTCCGATCCGGCAGAAGTACCAGGAGCTGCTCGAATTCTTCCTGGGATTTCTTGACCTCCGCTTCAAACACCTTCACCTCTTGAGCGATCCGTTGCAACGCGGCCAGCCGCCTTTCGTGCTCATGGATACCGGCCGTCAGCCGTCGGAGCGTCTGAGCTTGGGGCTTGTACTTGAAAAAATAGAACGCTCCCGCCAGCACCCCCACCATGACGACAAACACCAGGATCCTTTGAAGGTTCGTCAGTTCCGAAAGTCTACCTTCAACGGCCGCTATGGGATTCACCTTAAATTCCATGCTTTGTACCGTTCTCCGGGACATCCCGGCCGCACCGTGCGGCCGCTGCTTTCCACCTGGAAGAGACTCCGTTGACCCTCGCCTGCGCAGGGCTCCACCCTGTCATCCGCCGGCAGGGCTCGAACCCGGACCCGGTTTTCCTTCCCCGTGCTCCGGTTCGGCGGCGGAACCCTGCGGCAAGGCCGAAAGCATCTTCTGCACGGCGGAATAGGGCAACACCTTGCAGCTCAACTGAAACTCCCGCAGTTTGCTGCCGCCCATGGAAGTCATCCGCGAATGCGCCAAGCTCACCGAGCCGCGTCCCACGAAAGGCGACGTTTCCAGATTGCGCATAAATTCGGCGATGGCCTCGTTGCTCACCGCCACCCCGCTGATGCTCACCTGCTCGCCGCTCTGACTGAATCGCTGAAACCACATGCGCTCCGGCGGGGTCATGAGGCTGAACAATGTCAGAGACCGCACCAGGTGATCCCGATCCCTTTGGAGCGAGCGGATCACTTCTTTCTTCTGCTCGATGATTTCCTTCTGCGCCTTCAGCTCTTTCAGCATGACTTCGTACTTGGCGAAGCGACCCACCTCTTCTTTCAGGCGGGCTTCCTTTCGCTGCAGATCCTGGATCCGGCCGTCCCGACTGATCCAAAGGAAACCCATCACACCCGCCGCCGCCAGCAGGCCGACCAGGTAAAAATAGACCCATTGTCGCGTCGTGGTCTTCCTGACCGGTTCACGGAAGGGTAAGAGATTGATCCGAATCATGGATTTTCGTCGCTCCTCAACCCCAGTCCCAGGCAGATGGCCATCTGAGGGCCGATATATTCCAGGTAAGCCGGGTCGAATTGATCGGCGTCGTAGTCCAGCCGCACCAACGGATTGAAGACTTCGGTCGGGACTTTCGTTTCCAGGCGGAGCACTTCGGGCAGCCCGGGAAGCCGCGCGGAACCCCCGCTCAAAAGGATCCTGTGGATGGCGAAATCGGGGTAGTTGGTGTAGTAGAAGTCCAGGGCCCGCCTGAGCCCGCCGGCCCAGCCGCGGACCGCTTCCACGAAGATTTTTTCCAGTTCTGCGGCCGCCGCCTCGCCCGCCTTCTCTCCAAGCTTCAACCGTTCCGCCTGGTCCCACGGCACCGACAGCCCCCTTGCGATGGACTCGGTGATCTCGTTACCCCCCATGGGCAGATCGCGGGTGAAAACGGGGGCGCCCCCCTGCAGCACCGTCATGCCGGTCTTGGAAGCACCGATGTCCACCAGGGCCACGTTTTCTTCCAAATTAACCCCGTAGGTCACCTCGAAGGCATTGCTCAGCGCAAAGAAGTCCACGTCGATAACCGCCGGCTCCAGCCCGGCGAGTCGTATGAGGCCCACATAATCGTTGACCGATTCCTTCTTGGCGGCCACCAGCAGCACGTCCATGGCGTTGGGTTTGTCCCGCGCCACGCCGAGGATCTCATAATCGACGTTGACCTCTTCCAGTTGATAAGGCACATATTGCCCCAACTGCTCCTTGAGACGGCTTTCCAGTTCCTGCTCGCTCATGGAGGGAAGTTCGATCTTTTTGATCATGACCTCGTAGCCGGCGATAGAGGACGCCACCCGCTTTTCCTTCGTCTTGAGGTGGCTGACCAGCTTGGCGGCGGTTTCGGCGACCCGTTCGGGCTGCTCCACACGGCCTTCAACCACGGCACCGGGCGGAAGAATGGCCAAGCCCAGGTTGACGAGTTTCCACCCGGTCTTGGCCCTTGTCAACTGGACGACCTTGACCGAATGGGAGCCGAGATCCAGTCCGACGATTCCGGTTTGCCTGCGCAGCATGATTGCGGCTTCGATCTCCAACGGAGTGAAAGAAGGGCTTCAACTTATGGCTTGTAATTTACCATCGGCTACTTATTATCTCAAAACACCAAATTCATGACGGATCAGATTTCTAGTCGGCACAAGAGGAGGGCAAATTGAATCATTTATCCACCCGGACCACCGCCGGGAAGAGGGCGAAAGGAACCCTGCGGGAGTATACCGAAGCGATCCTCGTGGCCATCCTCTTGGCCCTCTTCATCAGAGCATTCGTGGTCCAGGCCTTCAAGATCCCGTCCGGATCCATGAAAAGCACTCTTCTTGTCGGCGATCACATTCTGGTGAGCAAGTTCGCCTACGGGGTAAAGATCCCCATGCTGGACATAACCGTATCCGAATTCGATCCCCCACAACGGCACGATATCGTGGTGTTCGAATATCCACTGGATCCTTCGAAAGACTTTATCAAGAGGGTGATAGGGCTACCGGGTGACACCCTCGAAATAAGGAACAAGAGAGTATTCGTCAATGGAAAACTTCTCGAAGAACCCTACGTTCAGTTCACCGACAACCAGGTCCTTCCGGCGTCGGTCAGTCCCCGGGACAACTTGGAACCCATCCTGGTCCCGGAACGGAGCCTGTTCGTGATGGGAGACAACCGCGATGAAAGCTACGACAGCCGGTTCTGGAAATTCATAGATTTTTCCGCCGTCAAGGGGAAGGCCCTCATTATCTACTGGTCCTGGAACAAGAACGGCCGATTCACATTCGATCCTCAAACCGGCTACATCCGCTGGAACCGCATCGGCCGCCTCATCCGGTGAACCGCCGGCCTGTTTCCGCGGTAACCCGGCTTCTTCCGCGGTCAGCGGAACACCGGGCCAAAGGATCGCACTATGAAGACGTCCCCTCTGGATCAAATTCAGGAAATCAGGCAGTGGATCGCCCGGCAGGTGGAATCCGCCGGAGCGTCCGGGGCGGTCGTCGGCCTAAGCGGCGGCATCGATTCCGCCGTGGTCGCCGCGTTGGCCGCCCGAGCCCTGGGCGACAACCTGCTCGCAATCATTCTTCCGTGCCACAGCTCGGAACAGGACATCCAGGACGCCCGGCTTGTGGCCCGACACCTCCAGCTGAAGGTGGAGGAACAGGACCTTTCCTCGATCTTCGATCGATGGCTCGCCCTTTACCCCTCATCCGACCGGAGAATCCAGGGAAACCTGAAATCGCGGCTCCGCATGGCCTCGGTCTATCACGTGGCGGCGCTTCGCAACCACCTGGTGCTGGGAACCTCGAACCGCAGCGAGTGGGAAATCGGCTACTTCACCAAGTACGGAGACAGCGCTGCGGACCTTCTGCCCATCGTGCACCTTTTGAAAAGCGAAGTGCGCCAACTGGCCATGATCCTGGATATTCCTCAGCGTGTGATCGAAAAACCCCCCTCCGCCGGCCTCTGGGAAGGGCAGACCGACGAAGGTGAACTGGGCTTCACCTACGAACAGCTGGACAACTACCTCCTAGGCAGGTTGAGCGAGGTACCGCCGGAGGTCCAGGCCGCCATTCGAGACCGGCAGCGCTTCGCCGCCCACAAGAAACAGCCCGCCCCCCGGCTGTTTCCGGCCGGCCCGCCGTCGGAAGGACCATCGCTCACCGCCGGCGACTCCCCCTACGATCGGAGCATCGAAGCGCTCACGCTCATCAGCGGAGCCATCACATCCGACCACTACATTGAAGACATTTTGCGGCTCATCGTCATGGTCACCGCCGAAGTGATGAACTCCAGCGTCTGTTCCTTGTGGCTCCTGGATGAAAAGGAAGGAGTTCTGCGCCTGCGGGCCACCCAGTCCATCAACCCGGAGTACATCCAGGATCGCGTGCTCAGGGTGGGCGAAGGGATCGTCGGGAAGGTGGTGGTCGAAAACCGCCCTTATTCCATCCCGGACGTCCTGATGGATCCTTACTACAAGGAAAAGGACCTGGCCCGGCGTATGGGGCTCGTTTCCATGCTCAGCATGCCCATGCGGGTCAAAGACCGGGTCATCGGCGTCATCAACTGCTACACGTCCTATCCCCACGTCTTTTCCGAACTGGAGACCAACATCCTCACCGCCGTGGCCAACCAGGCGGCCGTGGCCATCGAAAACACCGAACTGATGGTCAAGACCAAGGTCATCCAGGAAGAATTGGAAAAACGGAAGCTCATCGAAAGAGCGAAAGACCTGGTCATGCGGCGTCTCGACCTTTCAGGGGATGAAGCCTACCGCTGGCTGCAGAAACGGAGCATGGACACGCGCAAGTCCATGCGCGAGGTGGCCGAAGCGGTGCTCCTCACCATGGAAGGGTGAATCCGGCGGATCGAACCTTCGTGTTGTCGGCTGCTCAGACCGGCAACCTAACCGTTCAGTGGGCTGTTGAAGCAAGGCCGGGCGCTCTCGCCCTTGAAGGCCGGTTCCATGAGCTTCGAAAGGCAGCGGTGAGTACGTCCCTTTCAGGGATACATCAGGCCGGCCTGCCTGCGGTCGCGGTAGGCTTCCAGTTCCCCCTGCCAGTCGGCTTCCACTTCAGGAAGTTCCGCGCCCTTTTCCAGCCGCTCCCTGAGGAACCCATCCCCCAGGAGAATGTCGATCGGCTTCTTTTCGTACTCGTATTCATAGGGAGGAGGCAGCCACTGGAAACGGTCGGCGTGGACTTCCAGAAAGGCCTTGAGCACGGCAAGTCCCAGCCGGTAGGGCTTCACCCGGCCCGGTTCGGTCACGTGAACCTGGAAACCGCAACACACTTCCCCCCGCCACTTGTCGAAGGTGGGCTCGAAACACACCGGCCGGAGCACCACGCCGTCGAGAGCCCGCACGTCCAGAGCGTTCAGAAGAAGGGACGGCCGAACGAAAGGGGCCCCGAAGACTTGGAAAGGAAGGGTCGTTCCGCGGCCTTCGCTCACGTTGGTTCCTTCGAGCAGCACCAGGCCGGGATACAGAAGCGCGCTTTCCCACGAAGGCATGTTGGGCGACGGCCAGAGCCAGGGCAGGCCCGTTTGAGGGTGGAACCGGTCCCTTCGCCACCCCGCGGCCGGGATCACCTCCAGGTCGCAATCGAGTCCCTCTTCCCGCACCACGAACCGGGCCAGTTCGCCCAAGGTCAGCCCGTGGCGCATGGGAATCGGGTAACGGCCCACGAAGGAACGCCATTGGGGCTTCAACGGGTTGCCTTCCACGCTGGTTCCGTTGATGGGATTCGGCCGGTCCAGGACCACCACCTTCAATCCCGCTTCGGCGGCGGCCTCGACGCAAAGACCCAACGTGGTACCGAACGTGTAAACACGGGTTCCCACGTCGGAAAGGTCCACCACCAGGACATCGATTGCCTGCAACATTTCTTCCGTCGGTCGGCGCACCTGCCCGTACAGGCTGTAGATGGGGGTGCCCAAGAGCGGATGGATGCCGTGGTCGGACTCCACCATATTGGCCTGCTTTTCCGCGTGGAACCCGTGCTGCGGCGAAAAGATGCAAGCCAGGCGGCCGCCGGCCTGATGGATCATCTGGCTGACGTGCCTGAAATCACGGGTACACGACGCCTGGTTGGCCAGGAGCCCCATGCGACTCCAACGAAACCACCGCGGCGGACTTTCCAGGAACACCTCGCAGCCCGGTTTCACGCATGGTCCCGCCATGGATCTCCCCCCTCTCCTTCACCCGGCGTTTCGGGTCTCGATGCGGGTCCTACTTCCGCTCTCGGGAAGATCCCATCCGATCGACCACTTTATCGTAGTAATACTGTCCTTCTTCCAAAAGCGGTGAGACGCGGCGCATGGTATTGAGCTTCATGATGAGATAATTCAGCTTCTTTATCTGAGCGTATTTCTCCTCGGTGTCCCGGATACCGGAAAGAAGTTCCTTGGTTGTGTGGATCTCTTTTCTGAGTTGCAATTCAGGCGGCAGGCAATCCGCGTTTTTCAGAATCTTATAGGCGAGCCTGAGATCTTCGGGAATATGACGGTCGTCTTCCAGCTTCAGCGGTTTTCCGCGGCCGGGCAGGTTGTCGAACTCGCCCCGCTCCATGGCTTCCCGGATCCGCTGTTCCGCCAGTTGCTCAAACACCGTAGAAATGTTACTCATAAACGTTCCTCACTCTTCAAGAAAGGACAAGCCATGAGCCTTTCGACCCCCTTGCAGCACGAACGCGAAACGCCGATCCAGCCCGCCCCGGCGGGGATCACCATCCTCGGTGCGGGAAAGTTCGGCCGGCTGGCTCACCGGCGGCTGGCGCGTCGCTTTCCGGATGCGGACCTCACGGTGGTGGACCATGCGGAAGCAAAGCTTCTCGCCCTGGATCCTTCCGACCGCACGCGCACCCTCGCCGAAGACGCCATCGCCCATCTTTCCACCGAGCACCTCCCCCCGGACCGCTGGATCGTCCCGGCCGTTCCCATCCACGTCGCCTTCCTCTGGCTGCTTGAACAACTCAAACCCAACGGCCGCGTCACCAGGCTCCCGGTGCCTCAGAACGTGGATCCGCAGTTGCCGCACCCCATGCGGGTACCCGGCGGGACGGTTTATGCCAGCTACGCCGATTTCCTCTGCCCGGACAACTGCCCCGAACCCGAAGACATCTGCACTTACACCCGCCAACCCCGAAAGGGACATCTCTTCGAGACGGTAGGGGGTCTCCGGGTTCCGGGCTACTTCGTTCACGTCTGCAGGAGCCATCAGCTGGCGCCGGGTGTCGGCGGCTACACCCGCGGCCAACTGGAATCCCTGTACCGGGAAGTCCTCTCAAACCCCGGAAACCACGTGATCGCCACGTGCTGCTCCTGCCACGGCGTCCTGGACGCTCTTTCGTGGGAGAAACCCTGAAGGGCTTCCCCTAACCGCCGTTCCGGTATCTGCGGCACACGCGTAGCAGCCCGGAAAGGAGCCGTTCGACGCCAGAGGCAGCACCCTACTGGACTTTACGGTAAGAGCTTGTCCAAAAACAAGCTCATAAAACTCGGGCCCTGAGGTACCTTGTTCCTGTAGCAGCGGCCTTGGCCGCGATAAAGGTTGTTGTAGGAGCGGCGCCCTCGCCGCGATGAACCAACCCCAATGCCCTGCCCCATCGGCCCGAGGGCGGGCCTCCTACAGCGATGCGGATCGCCGGCAAGCCGGCTCCTACAACGGTGCTACCCGCTGTTTCAGGCCGTATGGCGAAAGCTCCAAACCAAACAACCTCTGGGAGAGGATCCGGGCCATGTTCCGGGACTTCCGGCTGGAGTCCATCCGGATGCTCCACGAGGCCCTTCTTTACGGATACAAAAGGCTGACCTCCATCATCGCCTATAACACCTCGTAGGGCGGAGAAAGGAATCACCCCATGCAGAACCTGAGCCTTTCACCCGAAAAACCGACGCGGAGGTGCGCCTTCAAACCGGGCATCTGAGCCCCTCACGCTCCGGGTGGCATCCCTCAACGGGACTTTCGGACCCTCGATCACCCCAAACGGCCCGCTGAACACTTGAAGACTCTCCTTTCACGCCCGCTTTTCATCCAAGGACCATCCGCTCCGGGAATTGCTGGCCGCTGCTTAATTGTCAAGATTTTTCAAGTAATCTCTTCCAACGGCATCGCCATGGATTTTTTCAAAAAAGATTGTCTTCTTTGACCTATGTCAAGAGAAAGGTGCACCAGAAGGAGTAAACAAACAAAACTGATCATGGTAAAATCACAAACCGTCAGCGGAAAGGAGTATCAACATGTTCTGTTTTCAATGTCAGGAAACCGCCAAAAACCAGGGGTGCACCATCAAGGGGGTCTGCGGCAAACCGGAGGATACCGCCAACCTGCAGGATCTGCTCATCCATGTGCTGAAGGGAA
This is a stretch of genomic DNA from Desulfoglaeba alkanexedens ALDC. It encodes these proteins:
- a CDS encoding PilN domain-containing protein gives rise to the protein MIRINLLPFREPVRKTTTRQWVYFYLVGLLAAAGVMGFLWISRDGRIQDLQRKEARLKEEVGRFAKYEVMLKELKAQKEIIEQKKEVIRSLQRDRDHLVRSLTLFSLMTPPERMWFQRFSQSGEQVSISGVAVSNEAIAEFMRNLETSPFVGRGSVSLAHSRMTSMGGSKLREFQLSCKVLPYSAVQKMLSALPQGSAAEPEHGEGKPGPGSSPAGG
- a CDS encoding type 4a pilus biogenesis protein PilO, giving the protein MEFKVNPIAAVEGRLSELTNLQRILVFVVMVGVLAGAFYFFKYKPQAQTLRRLTAGIHEHERRLAALQRIAQEVKVFEAEVKKSQEEFEQLLVLLPDRKEIPELLETVSRIGAQDGLENILFQPQAEQTHQFHATIPIRLDLAGGFHQLATFLDKISRLDRIIQVDTLTLNRRDDSSLQVNCVLKTFRFLEEQERPKPAAPNKKR
- the lepB gene encoding signal peptidase I, yielding MNHLSTRTTAGKRAKGTLREYTEAILVAILLALFIRAFVVQAFKIPSGSMKSTLLVGDHILVSKFAYGVKIPMLDITVSEFDPPQRHDIVVFEYPLDPSKDFIKRVIGLPGDTLEIRNKRVFVNGKLLEEPYVQFTDNQVLPASVSPRDNLEPILVPERSLFVMGDNRDESYDSRFWKFIDFSAVKGKALIIYWSWNKNGRFTFDPQTGYIRWNRIGRLIR
- a CDS encoding exo-beta-N-acetylmuramidase NamZ family protein, whose product is MAGPCVKPGCEVFLESPPRWFRWSRMGLLANQASCTRDFRHVSQMIHQAGGRLACIFSPQHGFHAEKQANMVESDHGIHPLLGTPIYSLYGQVRRPTEEMLQAIDVLVVDLSDVGTRVYTFGTTLGLCVEAAAEAGLKVVVLDRPNPINGTSVEGNPLKPQWRSFVGRYPIPMRHGLTLGELARFVVREEGLDCDLEVIPAAGWRRDRFHPQTGLPWLWPSPNMPSWESALLYPGLVLLEGTNVSEGRGTTLPFQVFGAPFVRPSLLLNALDVRALDGVVLRPVCFEPTFDKWRGEVCCGFQVHVTEPGRVKPYRLGLAVLKAFLEVHADRFQWLPPPYEYEYEKKPIDILLGDGFLRERLEKGAELPEVEADWQGELEAYRDRRQAGLMYP
- a CDS encoding DnaJ family domain-containing protein; this translates as MSNISTVFEQLAEQRIREAMERGEFDNLPGRGKPLKLEDDRHIPEDLRLAYKILKNADCLPPELQLRKEIHTTKELLSGIRDTEEKYAQIKKLNYLIMKLNTMRRVSPLLEEGQYYYDKVVDRMGSSRERK
- a CDS encoding type IV pilus secretin PilQ, which encodes MHGKGLRPERVVLWGVLVGCALLQLCGCAGTPRDVGAGSALAVGSTQSSEVSAAAVNEPGRAVKILGVQASDFDDRTEIRVLGDGAFSKYQVERDGARSFVLTLEGVRADAVKASIPTPSKRLAGLFLEGLEGDRAVLSATANETLQQLEAHSEGHVLVISVYPGRRGYHESPPEAAPAPRKGAEGRVDGSPGASGSGGRAAVSNAPATYERYGTTSSMAVSDADILGYKEAYRGKPISLDLQDADIENVLRLLADISGMNIVVEPDVVGRVTLKVEAVPWDQVLDMVLMINGLGKEEIGGVIRVASQEKLKQQWKEREERIKTRQELLRAKRDLGEITTEYLQVNYAEPSEIAAKISETKSEDGKIAVDQRTSLLIYTDYPGRIAEARSLLERLDRPTLQVLIEARIVQLSTTASKELGIDWGLDISHDGGQHPWSGGFAINHPPTEGSSMIDFKLKRLGATIWNLDLRLAATEQAGKGKVISAPRVLTMDHVKATISQGTQIPYQEQSEDGISTEFKDATLELQVTPHVTPDGRVRLELQAKKEQPNFVQVIPGQPPAIDTRKIDTELLVEDGHTVVIGGIIEESDSETESRTPGIHKVPLLGRLFKSNTSRLEKNELLIFINPKVVDISGRMTGGGRPGSDSDFMTSGY
- the pilM gene encoding type IV pilus assembly protein PilM, whose product is MLRRQTGIVGLDLGSHSVKVVQLTRAKTGWKLVNLGLAILPPGAVVEGRVEQPERVAETAAKLVSHLKTKEKRVASSIAGYEVMIKKIELPSMSEQELESRLKEQLGQYVPYQLEEVNVDYEILGVARDKPNAMDVLLVAAKKESVNDYVGLIRLAGLEPAVIDVDFFALSNAFEVTYGVNLEENVALVDIGASKTGMTVLQGGAPVFTRDLPMGGNEITESIARGLSVPWDQAERLKLGEKAGEAAAAELEKIFVEAVRGWAGGLRRALDFYYTNYPDFAIHRILLSGGSARLPGLPEVLRLETKVPTEVFNPLVRLDYDADQFDPAYLEYIGPQMAICLGLGLRSDENP
- the nadE gene encoding NAD(+) synthase, producing the protein MKTSPLDQIQEIRQWIARQVESAGASGAVVGLSGGIDSAVVAALAARALGDNLLAIILPCHSSEQDIQDARLVARHLQLKVEEQDLSSIFDRWLALYPSSDRRIQGNLKSRLRMASVYHVAALRNHLVLGTSNRSEWEIGYFTKYGDSAADLLPIVHLLKSEVRQLAMILDIPQRVIEKPPSAGLWEGQTDEGELGFTYEQLDNYLLGRLSEVPPEVQAAIRDRQRFAAHKKQPAPRLFPAGPPSEGPSLTAGDSPYDRSIEALTLISGAITSDHYIEDILRLIVMVTAEVMNSSVCSLWLLDEKEGVLRLRATQSINPEYIQDRVLRVGEGIVGKVVVENRPYSIPDVLMDPYYKEKDLARRMGLVSMLSMPMRVKDRVIGVINCYTSYPHVFSELETNILTAVANQAAVAIENTELMVKTKVIQEELEKRKLIERAKDLVMRRLDLSGDEAYRWLQKRSMDTRKSMREVAEAVLLTMEG